CTTGAACGTATCATTCACAGCATCACAACCTTTTGCCTCACGATCATCCCGGAGAAAAAGACGGGATGATCGGTATTAGATATTTAGAAAAATGTCTAACTGTCTAAGAAAAAAGTACGCCCTTTTCGGGGCGTTGTCAACATTTTTTTACCGTTCTCCCCGTTCTCTTTTTTGCACGGAGTGAAGCAGGAGGTAACCGAGCACAAACCCGCAGATGGGCCGAACCGGGCTATTCTCGGTCAGAATCGCTTGCGGCAAAGGAAGATATACCCCGACAGGGCTGTAATAGAGCCAGGCGTAAGCTGCCCCGATCAGTGCCGGAATTCCCACCGCCAGGATCGCTGCCCAGTCATACCGCCAGCTTCCCCTTGCCCTGAACATCCGGACCAAATGGGGGACAGCCGCCAGCAGACCCAGAATGACGGACAGCACCGTCGAATAGATCATGTAGGCCAGAGGGCGATAGGTGGCGGCGGCCTGCTCCCGGAGCAGTATCTGCACTTCCAACAGCTGCCAAAAAACGAGTCCGTAGATGATCGCGTACCCGAATAATGCGAGAAAGCGGTTCCGCATGCAAGCGCTCCCTTCCCGGCTATTGTTTACAGTTCGATGCGATATACCTTGTTTACAGCTCGATTCGATACACCTTGCGCGGCCTGCCGCGCGGATGAGGGCTTTCTTCCCCGCTTACCCGCGCGATCCCTTTGGCCTCCAGCTCGATCAGGATGCGGCGGGCGCTTCGCGGCAGGATCTGCATATGCATGGCCAGCTCATGCGCATTGATTTCGGCGGACCCGCGCTTCTTCAGAATGGACTTGAGCTTGCTCAGCGTCTGGACGCTGAGCGAGGTGTGGCGGCTCAGTTCCCGAAGCTGGTCGGAAGCGCCGCTAAACGTGATTTGCTCGCCTTTTCCCAAAGGTCCGGCAATTCGCTTGTCATCGAAGAACACCATCCAGGAGCCCGGTCCGCTCTCCTTGGCGTGCAGAAGGGCCGTCCCCGCGTGGATCTCTGCCTCGCCCGCCGTCCTGCCGATCCCGATGCCGCAGGTAAACCGCCCGTCCGCAAACCCCGCCAGCTCCTCCGGCCGGGGCGCCGCCGAAAAATCGCAGGTCCATTCCCGCAGGATGCCGCGCGTCGTAAAGATGACGTAGCGGCCGGTTCCGGCTGTCTTCAGCGATCCGTGCAGCTGCTTGGCGTAGCGGAGCAGCTTTTCCTCGATGAGCTCCAGGACGCCCCCCTCGCTCGGGTCGGCAGCCTCGCCCCCGGTCATGCCCGGCGTTTCCAGCTCGATCATCTGTACGGCGATCTGCGTGTCCTTGAACTGGAGCATCTCATGTGTCCGCAGCAGCATGCCGATGACCGACTCGACACCTGCGCGAGTCGGCAGCACGCGGTATACAGGGACGCCCCGCCGTTTCAATTCCAGCTGTGCCGTCCTGAGGCAGGTCACCGCGGCTTTTGTCTTGCCCTCCCGCCAGAGCGCTTCATGATAATCAGCCAATTCGTCCGCACTGATGGCCCCTTCATACGATTTCAGCCAGAGGCGGCCCGCCGCGATTCCTGCTTCTTCCAGCATATGCGCCAGTTCGCCCGGCGGGATGGTGTCATAGCTGAGCTCATCTGCCGCCAGCTTTTTCTCATGGGAGAGGTGCAGCAGCGTGCGGTAGAGACTGGCCCCGGTATGGGGCACATAGGCCATCGGCTTTTTGATCCGGCCCCACTCCTTCACCATGGCGTAGGGCACTTGGCCGGAAAACAGCCACATGTCCGCCTCATCGGCATGCGGGCCGAGCCGCTCAAAAATTTCTCCCTCCGCATCGTAGACGATCGGCAGGCATTCGATCTCCGGATAGGCATGGACAACGGACAGGATGAGATCCAGGGTGTCATCCGCTCCGAGGATTCCCAATCGCATCTTCACTTGTGTGTTCCCTCTTTCGTGCTGACAGTTCTTACTAATTACCTTAGCAAATTCCGGAGCAGAAGGGAATGAAGGCCTGCCGGAAGTCTCTGTCATTTTCACCAGTTGATTTCTGCACTCGCAGGGAGTAAAATAATCTCTCAAAGGAAGACAACACGGCGTTGAAGAAGGAGAGTAAACATCCGGGGAGACTCAAGAGAGCTGATGGTTGGTGCGAATCAGCGTCGAATGGATGTTGAATGGGCTTCCGAGCCCCAGACCGAACCCGCCCGCTGCGGCAGTAGGCTCTGGCGTGCACGTCCGCACGTTACCACGGACCTTTCGCATCGGAGTTTTGTTTTGATGCGAAGCAGAGTGATCCCTGCTGTGCTTTTCGATGCACGGAGCGGGGATAACAAGGGTGGCACCACGGTTCATTCGTCCCTATTTGGACGGATGGGCCTTTTTTATTTTCGTTCCCCATATGGAAAGGAGAGAAAGATCAGCCATGAAAACGATTTTTTCCGGCATTCAGCCCAGCGGCATTCTCACTCTGGGCAACTATCTGGGCGCGATGAAGCACTTCGTCCCGCTCCAGGATGAATTCAACTGTTTTTACTGCATCGTCGATCAGCACGCAATCACCGTGCCCCAGGAGCCGGCTGTGCTCAAGGAGAACATCCGCCGCCTGGCAGCCCTCTATCTGGCTGTCGGACTCGATCCGCAGAAAGTGACCTTGTTTATCCAATCAGAGGTTCCCGCCCACGCCAAGCTTGGCTGGATCATGCTCTGCACATCGTACGTCGGCGAACTGGAGCGCATGACCCAATTCAAGGATAAATCGTCGGGACGCGGCGAATCGGTACCGGGCGGACTTTTGGCGTATCCGCCGTTGATGGCTGCCGACATCCTCTTGTACGACACAGACTTTGTCCCTGTCGGCGAGGATCAAAAACAGCATCTGGAGCTGACCCGCGATCTGGCTACCCGCTTCAACAATCGCTACGGCGAGATCTTCAAAATCCCGGACATCCGCGTGGCGGAAGTCGGAGCCCGCATCATGTCGCTGCAGGACGGCACCAAAAAAATGAGCAAATCGGACCCGAACCAAGGGGGCTTCATCTCCATGCTGGATGAACCGGATACCATCGTGAAAAAGGTAAAACGGGCCCAGACCGACTCGGACAACAGCATTCGCTTTGACAAGGAAAATAAGCCCGCAATCTCCAACCTTTTGACCATTTATTCGCTCTGCTCCGGCAAGCCGATCCAGGAGCTGGAAACCATGTACGAAGGCAAAGGGTACGGTGCGTTCAAGACGGATTTGGCCGAAGTCGTCGTCGAGACCCTGAAACCGATCCAGGATCGCTTCCACCAGCTGTTCTCCTCCCCCGAGCTGGACAAGATTCTCACGGCTGGCGCAGAGAAAGCAAACCAAGCGGCAAATAAGATGCTCTATAAAGTGGAGAAGGCGATGGGCATGGCCCGTCTCTAATCCGCAAACCGATACAGGGCTGCCCCTTCTAAAGGACGCTGCGACCTTGCGCCGCGGCCTTCTGGGAGGGTCGGCCCTCTTTTCATGCGCGCGGGTTCCCACTGGGCGTTTTTTCACAAGAAAGTAGGCTTTTCAGGGCTTGTGGCCGGTCGCCTCGCTGTACTACGATGGAAAAAATTTGCCGCACTCTGCTGGCTGGCAGTCATTCCCGGTTGGCCGCCGGCTGGCCGGTGCGGCTGATTTTCTCTGTATGACAAGCATACATGGCGATTCTTGATGGAGGAACGAACATGAGACTGACTCGCTTTTTGTACGTGCTGCTCTGTCTGGGGGCTGGACTCCTCGCCGGCTTTTCGTCCCCGGAGAAAACGGTCAAAGCCACCTGGATCTGGCAGGCGGAGCTGGCTGGCGACCGGCAGCAGGAAATTTTGCAATTCGCCGAGCAAAACGGGATCAATACGATTTATCTGCGGGTGGACAAAGCGCTGCCGTTTGCCCACTACTCCCCCTTTATCCAAGCGGCGGGACGCATGGGCATCGAGGTGCATGCGCTGGGCGGACACCCGGCCTGGGCGCTCTCAGGCCACCGTCAGCGCATGCTGGAGCTGGTCTCCTGGGTCCATGCCTACAACAGCCAAAGCAGTGAGGATGCCCGATTCGCCGGTCTCCACCTGGATATTGAACCGTATCTTCTGCGCGAGTGGGAAACAGAGCAAGCCGAGGTCTTGCGCCAATGGACGGCCAACATGAAAAGCTTTGCCGACGCAGCGAGACGGGAGCCCGGCCTGCAGGTCAGCGCCGATCTGGCCGTATGGCTGGACCGCACCGACGTGCCGGGGGAAGGCGTCACCGTAAGCGAATGGATGATCGACATCTTTGACCACGTGACCCTGATGGCCTATCGGAATCGCGTCGACGGTCCCAATGGGATTGTGGCATTGGTCAAGGACGAATTGGCGGCAGCCGACCGGCTGGGCAAACAGGTCGTCGTCGCGGTGAACGCCAAGGAAATGCCCGGGGAGCCGCATACCACGTTTTATCATGACGGGGAAACGGTCATGCAGCAGGTGCTGGCCCAGGCGTCAGAACGCCTCCGGCTCCACTCTTCCTTTGCCGGTACGGCCATCCACGACTACCGTTACTGGCAAGCCCTGCGCAATGGAGAGAGTCCGAACGCCCCGCAGCCGGCGCCGCCGCCGTCTTCCCATACGGCCCCTCTGCTCGGGACCTACATATGGCATGCGGAGGCGGCCATCGAGGAAGCGGATGAGATCGTGTCGTTTGCCAAACAGGAGGGACTCAACCTCCTGTATGTCAGACTCGATCTGGAACAGCCCTTCTCCGTCTATCGCGAGCTGGTCGGGAAAGCAGCTGACGCGGGCATCGAGGTGCACGCCATGGGAGGCCATCCGCTCTGGGCGCTGGACTCACACAGGGAGCGGATGCTGAGGCTGGTCCGCTACGTAAAAAGCTACAACAGCCGCGCCGAACCGCGCGAGCAGTTCCGCGGCATCCATCTGGACATCGAGCCTTATGTTCTCCCCGTATGGAGGCAAGACCCGGAGCTGGTTCTGCGGCAGTGGAGAGACAATATCCGGGCATTCGTGGCGGAAACCAAGCGGGACAGCAGCC
This sequence is a window from Brevibacillus composti. Protein-coding genes within it:
- a CDS encoding helix-turn-helix domain-containing protein, coding for MKMRLGILGADDTLDLILSVVHAYPEIECLPIVYDAEGEIFERLGPHADEADMWLFSGQVPYAMVKEWGRIKKPMAYVPHTGASLYRTLLHLSHEKKLAADELSYDTIPPGELAHMLEEAGIAAGRLWLKSYEGAISADELADYHEALWREGKTKAAVTCLRTAQLELKRRGVPVYRVLPTRAGVESVIGMLLRTHEMLQFKDTQIAVQMIELETPGMTGGEAADPSEGGVLELIEEKLLRYAKQLHGSLKTAGTGRYVIFTTRGILREWTCDFSAAPRPEELAGFADGRFTCGIGIGRTAGEAEIHAGTALLHAKESGPGSWMVFFDDKRIAGPLGKGEQITFSGASDQLRELSRHTSLSVQTLSKLKSILKKRGSAEINAHELAMHMQILPRSARRILIELEAKGIARVSGEESPHPRGRPRKVYRIEL
- the trpS gene encoding tryptophan--tRNA ligase, giving the protein MKTIFSGIQPSGILTLGNYLGAMKHFVPLQDEFNCFYCIVDQHAITVPQEPAVLKENIRRLAALYLAVGLDPQKVTLFIQSEVPAHAKLGWIMLCTSYVGELERMTQFKDKSSGRGESVPGGLLAYPPLMAADILLYDTDFVPVGEDQKQHLELTRDLATRFNNRYGEIFKIPDIRVAEVGARIMSLQDGTKKMSKSDPNQGGFISMLDEPDTIVKKVKRAQTDSDNSIRFDKENKPAISNLLTIYSLCSGKPIQELETMYEGKGYGAFKTDLAEVVVETLKPIQDRFHQLFSSPELDKILTAGAEKANQAANKMLYKVEKAMGMARL